The genome window GTAACTTGGCCGAGGCACGAACCTGCGTACCACGTTTCAAGTAAATACGACCCCAGATGACCAAGTATTGTTATCCTGTACCATGTCTTTTAGGATAATGAGATGTCTGTTGCATTCAGCATCATTCATGTTATAATATATACATCAATCCCCTCCTAAAAAGGAGCACAACAATAACCCAACGGCAAGGCAATCTTTGCAACTCATCAGAAATAACAAGCCTTTGTGGATTTTTCGTACATACTGATCATATAAtgacagcaacatgttttaaggcaaaacaaaaacaaatgaaataaaataaatgtttgcaaaGCTTCATGCAGGTTATCACCATTATCGTGATAATGATATCAGTTTTATTAATCAAGTCCTTTCTTTGCTTGGTTGGtgtctaaaaaataaaaatatatttctgtaCATCTCCATTAGTCCTTTAGGGTTagtgttaaaacacacacagcgtctgGTCTTCAGAGGCTAAAGAAAAACTGTCCGTCTGTCCCATCCGGTCCTCAGAGTACTGTTAGGTCATGGCAGGACTTTGACTTCTGCCTGAAAGCCATCTTCTTGTTCTTGCGTGCAACCATGCGGCCCAGAAACCGTTTGGCCTTCTTGCCGATGCTCTCCCTACGCCTGCAGTTGGCCATGCGTCGTGCGTTCTCCTCCTTGCTGTCTTTCCTCAAGCGGATCTGTCTGACGATGCCCTCGAACAGGTCCTGCACATTGTGGTGAAGGGACGCAGATGTCTCAATGAACTTGCAGTCGAATACCACTGCACAGGCACTTCCCTCTGCAACAAAGGAGCATGTGGAGAAAGGAAAATTAGCACTTTGAGTCGATCAAGAGAACATTGAGGTGGAAGCTCAAGTAGACTGaggctgaaaactgaaaacgGTAATGGCATAAATTAACCCTGAGTGATAGTAGTTTTAAAACTTTGCTGATAGTTTAGTTTGCAGTGGTACTTGGAGGTAGGCCTGAACCTGAGCAGCCATGTGAGAAATGTGGCCTGACCCCACCAGAGCCATGAAAAGCTTTCAGAAGAGCTTTTAAGCTTCAAATGATAAATATTAGATTTTATAAAGCAACCAAAGTTCATAACCCACTTCCCCTGAGATTAAAACTTATATTAGTGTAACACATGACACATCTGTGAGATTTTCAGGGCCAAAGGTAAGCCAATCATACTGACTTACCGTCTACAGACACCTCTCTGGACCGCACCAGGTCACTCTTGTTGCCCAcaaggatgatgggaatgttCTCTGACTGCCTGGCCCGACGCAGCTGAATACGCAGCTCTGACGCCTTCTCAAAGCTTGACTTGTCTGTCACTGAATACACAATGATGTAGGCGTCTCCCATCCTCATGCACTGCTCCTTCAGCCACTGGCTGTTATCCTACAGGAAAGAAACAGATACCGAGATTAGCATCAAACATGGCTGATCCCATCTTTTTTTTGCTAATGTAAAATCCATGAATCAGTGTAAAGGGACAAGCATTAATAACATTTAACTCACCTGTTCCCAGATGTCGTACAACACAATGGatgcctcctcttcatccaccACGATAGCTCTGTCATACATGTTTcctggaggagggaaaaaaaaagaaatattgtgttaaacactgagagagaggagcaaagCATCTCTCATCTGAGCAGTCGTGTTTGTTGTCagtgtctgttgctgcttttcttctcactggttttagccctttttttcttttgaagcaGAAAGTTGATCACAGCCTGTGATCAAGCCATGGTTGGCCTTTTATATTTTCCCTTCACATTATGCTGTTGGATGTATTTCTGACAGCTGGACTACTGAGGGCAGGGCTGGTGCCTCGCCGTGGATGGAAATAGCAATAATCAATGCATGCACACGCTTGCGTGCAAAAATAAgaaccctgttttttttttctaatcaatCAGCTTATCTCTATAACTGCCCTCACAGATAAACATAATTCTGTTTTAAGGGGGTCTACAAGGCTTTGTGTGGCTTTTATGCAATTCTAAAAAATCCACATCTTCATcattgctgtttcatttttttaagtcTAAAATTTTTAATGCTTAAGATCTCAGAACTGGGCTTCCCTCATTGAACCTCGTACCTCCAGACATTAGATTCTACTTCTTAGACTGACTGTTCATTAAGTTGACTAAATGATCCTCAGACAGTCCTAATTATCACGTGCAACCTCAAAGACAATGGACATCTTCAATATATGTGTATGTGGGTTGTCTGGGTTGATGACTCATCCTCAGCATCACCATTTACCTGCTTCATCGCAGTCGTGACCAGCATCCTCAACTCCTCCAAAGACACGCGCCAGGCTGGACTTGCCGACGCCGTGCTCCCCGAGGAGAACCACCTTGTACACCTGCGACTCCGCCTCGCTGCCGGTGGAGATCACGGAGTCGGAGGAGTCCGACGCGCAGCTGCCCCGGTGCTGCTCGTTCGGGGAGTAGGACGTGCAGCGCAGGAGGTTGGACAGCTCGTCGGTTTGCCCCGTCTGTGGCATCGTGGCGCGCAGGTCCCGGTCGTCCACGGGCATGCTTCTCCTGTGTAGGTTTGGTAGATTCATGGGGAAGGGCATGCTTCCTCTTCTCTTGTCCATGTTCCGCAATTTGTCACCCTTGTTCAGAGTCATTGTGCTCTTACCGAGGTCTGCAGAAAGATGTGAGACGCGTAAATCTGCGTTCTTTCGTTCAAGCACTTTTAAAGGAAATGTGTAAAAGTCTGCACAGTGGAGGATAATGCTACAATTTAACATCATTGTAAAGCAagttgtaaaatgaaaacatgtattAGTTTGAGTGCAATTATATCAAATAATTTTTCTGACCATGTCCATTCAACTCTACTCCAACATAAAAACTCACTATAAAACTAAATCTTAACATGCCTCATAGGTATTAAAAACACTTACTCTGTGCTGGCAATTAAATCCAACGAAGACAATCCAATAATCCTTGGTTTGAAGAGATGTTGTAGCCGAAAACGCGGTTTTACTTCAGTGTGATCAGAGTCGCTGCTCAGCCTATTTATATGGGCCTGGGAGTGACGTCGGCAGGGATTCGCCCCAGAGAGTCACGTCTCCGCTTATTATAGCGGTGCGTAACGGTAACATCATAGAGAGGAGGGGGTGTATGACTGGAAGAGCTGAGGAATCTCCCTTCCGCATCGCCAAATGGAGAGCTTACCTCTGAGGGGGCGGCCAGAGATGAATCCTTGATGAGGGAAAGCCCGCTTAAAGCGagagtgatataaatatttaattttaatttaggAGATACATTTAGAGATGGTGGAAGGGTGTCCACGTGATGAaaggtgttcaggtgtgttataTGGCACAATCGATGAATGCTTTTATGCAAACATGATCGCTTTTCTTGTTTAATTTATCAGCTTTGAGCTTCATGGTCACTGCAAGGCGGAGGTCATTGCTACAATTCTGCAGTATCACAGGTTTTTAATGTTGATGTGAGGCAGCTGCTCGTATGACAAATGCATGGGGGTATCTGGTTAAAGCAGACCTGTAAGTCAACCTCACACTTGAATTCAGTTTTGTGCATATatgcaaaaaaaatcaaatctggCGCTGAAAATgatataaacacataaaaattcTACACACGGTGACATTCATTTATCATGCATCTCCAGCTTTCCACCCACCTCCTTGCTGTCTGAGAAATGaaggctgcagccacaaaaacaTAATTCCTAGCACTTGCAGTTGTAATCCTTCACAGCTGACAGGCCTGACCTGTGCCTGTAACGTGTGGTGTTACTGATCCATGCCTGAGCTGAATAATGCAAACTGCTTTCCATTTAAAATATGTTGACTTTGTGACACATTAGTAGAGGCAAATCTCGTTACAATCCTACTAGACCTCAAATTACTTTTTTGTATTCTacttctgtatgttttttttatatttaatctTATATCCGGAtaattttaaatgcattttttttcgGACTCTATATTCCATGTTCCAGTTTATATCCGAATATCATAGACTGGCTCATGATGTCTTGCTGCCCCCTTGTGGCTTAAGATCTTCCATTACGGTTGAACCTTTTGATCTCATTGCGTCAAGCTTGTCCAAcactaaaatgtattttctgctgTGTCTCCGTGTGGTAAATGTGAACAGATCAACAATACAATAATGAACtaacagtcaaacaaacaaagaatcatgatttttttttctccattttttcgAAATATACTTATCACAGTATATGTGTAATGTATAAAATGTTTGTCTCAGGTGGTCTTagttttaactgcttttcttAGTTTTTCTAGTTTTTGGTACAAATCTGGATCAAGTACAAATTCCACTTTCTTGAGGATTCCTTAACTTTTAGACAGCAGGCATTTTTGCTCTATTCTGTCGTTACTTGAATTTCACTAAAATAATATAACACATGCATGCCATGATTATCTCTGAATGTGTGTAATTTAATTATATATTTAGCTTCCACATGCTGGTTTTCACATATTGATTCGTATCTGTATTCACATTAAATAGCAAAGTTAATGATCGTGTGGTCATGTGGTAACACTTTGTAGAAATACTTTGCTAAATGTTAAACAGTCAGTGAGAACTGTGATGACACACTTTCAGCCAAAGGTCAGATCAGAATTTGGTCACTTGATTTCCCCACAGATCAGAAATGTTTGTATAAAAGGTGCTTGCTGATGTAAcatgtgatgtgaaaaatatatCTAACTCCCTGCTGTACCCCTCGTacacatgactgtgtgtctACATCACTCCACCAGCATCATCACGTTTGCTGGTGACAGAGTGGTGGTGGGCTTTATCTCTGATAATCAAGAGAGCGCCTACCTAGAGGAAGTGACTCACCTGGAGAACTGGCACCAGGAGAACATCCTCATTGTGAATGCCATCTAAGGAGCTGATTGTGGGCTTTGtgaagaagcaggagaggaaCTACCATCCTCTCAGGATCAGCAGGGCCCAGGTAGAGAGGGTGGACAGCTTTAGATACCTCGGTTTCTGCATCACAGGACTTATCATGGCCCTGTCAGGTCGACACCTTGATGGAGAAACCCCGTCAGCATCTGCCACCTCACATAAGGGACTTCTGACTGTTCCTCAAGGGACAACAGACTCTTCCCTCTGGTGCAGTCAGGGAGGCGCTACTGCTGCCTGAAGGCCAaaacagagaggatgaggagttTCTTCCCTTAGACCATTCGAGCCCTGAGGTAGtgactttacacacacatataattcataattcatccACCTACCATACATCACTGTCGCCTATTTTGTCGATATGTTCTGGAACTAGCCACAGAAGAATATCACTGTACGTTGTATTGTGTATGATTGTGTGCATGACAGCTCAGGCCCATCACAGCTAATATTCACGTTTAGTTCAAGTACATTATTCTATAGTTATAATTTCTGATTCCGTATAAGATGACAAGTACAACAATGACAACCGGTGATAGGCTAATATCAGCCTTGTATATCAGCCTGGTCGATTCAGTAGTTCTTAATATAGATAACATATCCAAACTGAAAAAGTTGTTTACATTTGGTGATATCAATTTCTACTTATATTTAGCTACCAGTCCCACTTATTCAACATTTGGGTAATTTTGGAGGCTGTAATTTCTAGTCTTGGTAGTCTATATTAGATTCAATTCTAATATATTCTGTTTGCATTACAGGCACTTATACTTGTTCAAATAGTCTCTACTAGCTTTTTGAGTAAATCTGCAGGTGCAGAGTAAAGACCCTTTGGTAGACAGCGCCACTGTGTACTCTGCACCGTCTCAGTTTAACCCCTGTCGAACACGCACTTCCACATGCCGTACTGGCATGTCGGTCCCGCTGCTCTGGATAGTAGCTCCCACACCAGGAAACCGGAAGTCTACCCTTTAACGTGACATTGCGCATGCGCATCCCTCTCGCATCTTCGACCTCTACTACAAACCGGTAAGAGCTAACCTCCTGTGACAAACTGCGTTTGAGTTAACTATATAACTGTGACATGTCCGTGTAACTCTGTGTCTTTGAATCTCTATCGACCACAGCACTGCGCAGCTTTCTTGCTTTTCCAGCTAGCTCGTTTTTAGCGGCATTGTTCGGTTTGCAGCTAATCTTGACCTTACTTGCGCGTCCACTTAACTTTGCACACTGTGTCCTTTCTTATTTAGCGAGCCAGTAGTAGAGCCAGCACACTGACATTGTTCTCTGTTGTGTTTCGTGCATTGCTTTCTACAGACGGCAGACACTGAATCAACGCCAGCTCCCTTGGCTGACCTGATCACCGCGTCCCTTCGTTATGTATGCCTGTGCTAAGTTCGTCTCCACGCCCTCTCTGGTGAGTCTACGTGAATGAATGGAGTCAACGGCTATGTGCCATTTGCCAGTGTGTTTAACCGTACCTGTTGGTATCAGGATAGGTTACAAAAAGCTACCTGTCTGTGTTCAGGACAAACAAGCTGCAGCTATAATGTAGCCTGCTAACAGGGGCGCTCCGATATGGAGCCGCCTTTGACCCTCTGTCAAAGTCAGCGCCTGCTCACACCTGCAAGGACGTCCCAGCTTTGCCCATTATCAGGGCAAAACTCAGCCTATCTGCTGTATCCTAGTATGAAACATTTAACCCACCTTTTGAAGATCAAATGAATGAGTATCATTTAAATCGTTTGAGCAGAATCCAGCAACACTGTGAGGAGTCACTGCTGGATTTTACCATATTGTCTACAAATCAGATATCACTTCAGGTGAAACCACATGCTTGCTGCCTCGAGCAGAGCTGATGTATTTTGAATTTAAAGACAGAAGGATGTCAATAGCATGCTGGTAAAGCATCTCATCACAGCATGATTGTCtcaaataaatgtctttttttttcttgatacAGGTCCGTGCTGGATCTCGGGCTCTGTGCAGACCACTCTCTGCAGCAGTAGTCTCAGATGCCAGGAAAGCAGACGTAAGCAGCTATCTGTTCTTCATACTGACGTattgacttttttatttttaagctgTTATTTAACCAGGTGAATCCCACCTGGTTCAATAGAATCTGAAATCTCTTTTTATGAGGGAGCCCTGGCCAAGATGGCAGCAATACAGTGTTTCAGAcagcacacacgcaaacattataaacacttaaaacaaaatgtacagtatCGACTCATAGCATACAGCGGAGGAGAGGCACTCTGAGGCTATCACAGCTCCATTAACCTACTATGTTATTCACATTGCCTTGTTGCTCACCGACAAAGAGGGACAAGACAAATTAAAACGTTGAAAAAATATCTATTGCCGTTTTGTGATCCTGtactgctttgttttgtgctaactttttttttggattacTGCTTTTCAGACTGCTTCACTCCTGGCACCGCAGAGTATTGTGtcctcccagcagcagctggcagtgCGGGGGTTCCAGACTAGCGCTTTGACCCGCGACATCGACACTGCTGCAAAGTTCATTGGAGCAGGAGCTGCCACTGTCGGAGTGGCTGGATCTGGTGCTGGAATTGGCACAGTGTTCGGTAGCCTTATTATTGGATATGCCAGGTACATTAAACACTGTCCATCAAGGAGAGAATGCAAAGTAAAAGCTGCTGTGCTTTGAACACTTTGTACCTCCAGCTTGtctcagctgcctctctctgtctctacagGAACCCCtctctgaagcagcagctgttctCTTACGCCATCCTGGGCTTCGCTCTGTCTGAAGCTATGGGTCTTTTCTGTCTGATGGTTGCATTCCTCATCCTGTTTGCCATGTAAACCACTTTGGCATTTGCTGTAAAGGAATACATCACAGTGCTAACAAGAATTAGCATTTTGAGATGCCCTTGAATGGTACAATGATTTCATCTTATGTTGCCTATTCTTGTTCATTGGTGTTTCTTAAAAGATTGCGAACCCACTGATATGAAACTCTGGTAAACCCAGTTCATTTTAATGAGGGGTTTACCATTATATTGTATATttaatcaaatgtttttgttaacaAACATGCAACCAATAACAGAAGTAAAAAGTTTAATTcattgtgtgtctttgtatatTTGTAAATGGTAGTggggttttctgtgttttattttttgtgatgATTGAGATTGAAAAAGAAGTTCTGCATAGCTCAAGTTTTAAGATCAGCCGTTTTCATCAACCTATTTACCGTTGAAAACTTAAGCAGATCCAAAGTAATTGTCAAAAACTCTGTTAGCTAATTTAACGTTGTTTCAAAGTCCTGGCTAGCTGGCCAGCTAAATTAGAGTTAATGTTAGCCCTGTCGTGTCCTCAGCAATGAGCACGTTGAAATACAAAAACTTTCTTTTACTTGTACCTTCAAACGGTATTTGCGTCGTCCCAGAGGTGTCCTCTCTCTACCTGAAAATATTGACGTTTTGCCTCGGGCGAAACCAAAGTTTAAATCCAACTTTTCCAGCGGATTttagggaagaagaagaaactctgAGCAATATTTTAGTCGTTCCGGGCAGAGTATCTAAGCCAAAAGCGTATTTCAAGATATTGAATAACGGGTGTGAAATTTATTTGAAGATGAAGCAATGAATGCTGAGCGTTTTATACACACGCCACCTGAATAATATCCCAATACTAACACAGcgacgaaaaaaaaaaaaatctgtcaggtGGAACTGAAGTAACAGTCAGTTGAGGGGGACGGATTTGAGTAACGTACATGTTCGAGAGGTTGGCGAAGAAGGCAAAGATGCCCTACAATAAACTTTCTGAACCGTTTCTGAAGAAACTCCACAGTTATGAAAATATATTCGGACATGTAGGTTAGATAGTGAACATGGACAAACGAATGTCTAAATATGTGATTTTAGTACAGTTTCACAGGACGCGGAGGATAATTTCTTTGAGAACTCAGAAGCTGATGCTGACACCTCTGTGGTGGTTGGGGTCGTATTACTGTCACACGGGCTCCGAGGCTGTTTTACAACTGAACCAGCAAAAAAGACCCAAGAGTAACCAGGTAAGTAAACGGTAGGGGACACTTTCTAGGGGGAGCATTGCTTGTATGTTGTCTCCGCTTTGAAAGCAGTTGACGGGCTTTATTATCAGCTAACGTGCGGAAACAGCGCCTGTCAAATCACACATTTTACACCTGTCATACGGTATCCTTCTATCGTTGATAAATCCTCCTCCTTCAACAGTCTTACTTTCTCAGATAAAGCTCAGAACTTACCGACTTGATATTAACTTGATAAAACCTCTAGTAGTTCAATACAGTTTTATCAACTGTGTTCGTCGGGGGAAAGCAGCTCACTTAATTGTTCACTAGATGGGGTAATATGGGTAACTTGAGGGCTAACTTGTATGTTATTTTGTCtcaatatatatttataaattGATGAATACCAACTTGGATAATTTATAGCACAGCTACGCACAACAGATGTCTGAGTGTGGCCCCTCAAAACACAGCCTAATCAATATAGTATGAAAACTTTGAGCCCAATAGTCCATTTAGTCTCGCAAAGTTTATGGATCTGACATGTACATTTAGCGGTTTAAGCTCTATAATCACATATACCTGCAGTCATTCCTAACAGGACCGATCTTACACTCAGTATCCACCAGGGGTAGTGAGTGTACCAGACACTAgacagcaggattttttttttttttttttttttttttttattcaaatcaaattcagGGACTTAAGGGGAAAATCCACCTTAAACTTCAGTATACGTCTTTTTCTTTTAGTGACCTGTTAAGCTCGAAAGTAAAATATTAAGACTTGAACTGATCATTTCAACAGGTGATACTTTTTGGATTTGGTCATTATTTACTTGATGTTTAGGTCCAGATGATTTTAACACGAATATGACTCACAGCTTTGAATTGGCAAATGCTCTAACCGTACAGTTGTAAGAGTTTACTTTAAGGATGCTGCATAATTTTTATCGTGAGGTTACTATTTTCACTACGGTCTGTTTGTAACAGGTACcgaaaagacacaaaaaagaaagatcTTCATGTCAGCAGGTACTGGATCGGTTTGACTGTCAGTACAGTCAGGAACTTGGAGACTTGTGGACATCTGCGAGGTAAAGTTTGTCTGAAATGATTACTGCAGCTTACACAGAGACAGCGTTTCTACCCTCACTTCACTGGGATTGCTTTTCTCCTGCAGAGCAGTGCTCCTGGACCCTCCCTCTTGGCAGTATGGGGTCATGCTCAACCGCTTCAGCACTGTGACAGACATCACACAGATTCTCCGATCACAGGGCTTCTCCACATTGTTGCCACAAACGGATGTGTCCACATTGCTTTGTAATGGCTCCTCAACAGTGTCAAATTCTAAACACCAAGCAGGAAAAGACTCTCTTTTGCCACCTCACTACGTCTCCAAGTGCCCCCCTAATGACTCCCATCTCCAACCTGACAGCACCTCTCATGCGCTCAGTCAGGACATTCCATCAGAGCCTTCCCCCACTTTGCACCGTCCTTCATTACAATGTTACATCCACCCATATCCACTGCGGTTTCCCTCTCAGGCCCACAGGCCTGGCCAGCTGAAGCAGTACTACCTCCTGAATGCCGCCTCCCTTCTTCCAGTGCTCGCTTTGCAAGTCAAGGATGGGGAGAAGGTTTTGGATCTTTGCTCTGCTCCTGGGGGCAAAGCCTTGGCCATTATGCAGTGTGCCACCCCAGGTAAAACAAGTATTTTACATAGAAATTTGTGGATTTTGTACAGTTTTTAAAACAAGGCAGTGAAAAAGGCTAATAAATCTTACATACTGCTGagcacaaccctgattccaaaaaagttgggatgctgtgtaaaacaaacaaaggagaatgtgatcatttgctcatcctttttgacatatactaaattgaaaacagtacagacaatcaatttaatgtttgacctgatttttgtaaatatctgcttattgtgaatttgacgcagcaacacatttcaaacacgttgggacaggagacaacaaaagactgggaaagttgtggaatgcactgaaaacacctgtttggaacattccacaggtgaacaggttcaatgataacaggtgatagtatcatgattggggaTGAAAGGGGCATCATTGAAAGGCTCAGGCATttacaagcaaggatggagcgaggttcactgCTTTGTGATCATGTGATGGTttgaaggatattactgcatggactAAAAACCTGTTGTcggtttgtttgcaaatgattgcattctgcttttatttaagttttgCACAGCTGCCCAACTTTTCTGGAGTCTGGGTTGTACATACATCAATTTATGACTTtgcaataaaatgtgaaatatactCGATATTAAAATTAATTTATCAACTCATACAGTTAATAAATATTTATGGTTATATTTAATAAGAAATGACCCCAGAtcataacatactgtacaccaAATGAGTTTTTCAAGGATATCGGGTGCCTTTTCACTGAAACCTCTGGCTGTTAATATTAAAAGCATACTTTGCATGGAAGTTGCTGCAGTTGAATCTAAAGAATATTTTAGTCTGCTGGGAATAGCCTATTTGCATTGAACACTGGTAATAAGTAATGCAGCCCTGTATTGTGTTCCAGCGCTTCTCTGCTGTAATGAACCAGACCCTCACAGGCGGGACTGGCTGGGAAAAACCCTGGAgtcttttctgcctctctcactAAACAGCAGAGTGATTGTGTCTGCACAGGACGGACGGTCTTTTGGGCAAAGTGAAGCGGGGACATATGACAAGGTGGGGAGATGTTTATTGGCAGCATGTGGATGAAATTTGCTGCAGTGTCCCAACAAATTGAGGTGTCACACTTCTTTTACAAGGCCGTGGTTAGAAATGAATGAGAACAGCAAGCCTTTGAACAAAAGCTAATAAGCCCAGCggaaaagaagaaaaccatTTATTCAAAACAGGAGCCAAGAAGAGGCAGACAAATGGCTGGGAGGAATCAAAGTGACTGATAATGGagcaaaatattgaaaaaaggGAAAGTACAGAATGAAAATATTGAGAGTAAGACACAGTGTGAACAAAGACTGAAAGGTAATAGAAtagtacagacagcacagattCAAGCTCTGTTGTGGCAGTGATATGGTTCTATAGAATGAGGACAGAGGGCAGATTTGTAGGAAGATTCTCCGCTGAGGTGTCTACACTAACCATAATGTGTCACATGTCTCTCGCTGTGGAGAACATATAACATGTGCTTTGACTATTTTGCAAGCCTCCAGTCCTTCTTTTCATCCACTTTTACCTTCATTAACTgtgtaaatgtttttcttccttcactTCTGCTTGTCTGCTTTGACCCTCGCTGTGTCTCACTGCCATTACACTCAAACTCTCTGACACTGAACGCGTCACATTTCTTTCTGGTGCAGGTTTTAGTCGATGCTCCATGTTCTAATGACAGGAGCTGGTTGTATTCttgcagcagccagcagggggAACAGAGACTGATGGAAAGAGCCAAGCTGCCTGCGCTCCAGGCTCAGCTGCTTAGGTAAGCCCAATCCCCAACCTGAAGCTGTGTGTCCACACATTCAAATGAAGAGCAGTTCCAGACAAAATGATACCATcgttttcctctgtgttttaagTGGTacacaaaataatgtaaacagtGGATGAACGGGGACTTAATCACAATTACAAACAGTGCTACGGAGTGGAATTACATTGCACTGATGGGCAATTAGTGCATTTTGTCAAGAACTAAAAAGGTCTGGCAATCAGCTCTTTATCGTGTGATTTTtcaaagcaacagaaaacaactaAGAGTTCGATGGAGGCTGTATGAAATGTGGTCAAATTGTAAAACATAGCTAATTATATAGTGCTGTGGCAATTTATATGCAGCATAATATTACCTAGCCTTGCAACAGTGTCTGAAATGGTCATTTAGTCCCCTGTCATGAAGTGCAGAATCTGTATTTTCCCTGCAGGTCTGCGCTGTCAGCAGTGCGTCCAGGGGGCATCGTGGTCTATTCAACCTGCACACTGTCCAGCTCTGAGAACTACGCTGTGGTCGAGACGGCGCTGAAAGACTGTCCCGAGGCTGAACCCGAAGACCTGTGGGAGGAGATTGCTGTTCCTTTCTCAAAATACTTTGCATTTAGTCCTGCTCGCCCTGGTCATGGAGGAGAGACACTTCACAAGCCATCCCTGCAGCCACACAACGGCAGTGTGTCCTCTTATCGCCACACACTCGGCATTTTAGTGGTTCCTCAGCCCGGCAAGACCTGGGGACCCATGTTTTTGTCTCGGATTAGAAGGAGGAAATAGTGTGTATCCTCATGTGCTGAAAAGATAAGTGGAATTAAATGGCTTAACATATACATTTCCCTGCTACGGCATTTGTTACCTGGAACTGGCTCAAtaactcactcacacaaactgaCTAATTCACATTTAGCACACACGGTGCCAATtttggcagacagacagatggaaacagGTTGATGTCACCACATGCAGGCAAAGAAGGACCCTCACTCACATCATTCATACCGTCACATTAATTAAAGCAGCTAGGATCAGTACATTTCTAATAACAATGAATCGGATGACGatgtgaaaacaaagtgaaaggTGATTAACATACTGAGAAtaatcacctgaatctgcagcacCCCACGATCATGGGGCCTCTGCAGCAACCGTCTTTCAGTTAATTGTtttgttatcattatt of Chaetodon auriga isolate fChaAug3 chromosome 1, fChaAug3.hap1, whole genome shotgun sequence contains these proteins:
- the rrad gene encoding GTP-binding protein RAD isoform X2, producing the protein MTLNKGDKLRNMDKRRGSMPFPMNLPNLHRRSMPVDDRDLRATMPQTGQTDELSNLLRCTSYSPNEQHRGSCASDSSDSVISTGSEAESQVYKVVLLGEHGVGKSSLARVFGGVEDAGHDCDEAGNMYDRAIVVDEEEASIVLYDIWEQDNSQWLKEQCMRMGDAYIIVYSVTDKSSFEKASELRIQLRRARQSENIPIILVGNKSDLVRSREVSVDEGSACAVVFDCKFIETSASLHHNVQDLFEGIVRQIRLRKDSKEENARRMANCRRRESIGKKAKRFLGRMVARKNKKMAFRQKSKSCHDLTVL
- the rrad gene encoding GTP-binding protein RAD isoform X1, with protein sequence MMLNCSIILHCADFYTFPLKVLERKNADLRVSHLSADLGKSTMTLNKGDKLRNMDKRRGSMPFPMNLPNLHRRSMPVDDRDLRATMPQTGQTDELSNLLRCTSYSPNEQHRGSCASDSSDSVISTGSEAESQVYKVVLLGEHGVGKSSLARVFGGVEDAGHDCDEAGNMYDRAIVVDEEEASIVLYDIWEQDNSQWLKEQCMRMGDAYIIVYSVTDKSSFEKASELRIQLRRARQSENIPIILVGNKSDLVRSREVSVDEGSACAVVFDCKFIETSASLHHNVQDLFEGIVRQIRLRKDSKEENARRMANCRRRESIGKKAKRFLGRMVARKNKKMAFRQKSKSCHDLTVL
- the LOC143320441 gene encoding ATP synthase F(0) complex subunit C3, mitochondrial-like; protein product: MYACAKFVSTPSLVRAGSRALCRPLSAAVVSDARKADTASLLAPQSIVSSQQQLAVRGFQTSALTRDIDTAAKFIGAGAATVGVAGSGAGIGTVFGSLIIGYARNPSLKQQLFSYAILGFALSEAMGLFCLMVAFLILFAM
- the nsun3 gene encoding tRNA (cytosine(34)-C(5))-methyltransferase, mitochondrial, whose amino-acid sequence is MDKRMSKYVILVQFHRTRRIISLRTQKLMLTPLWWLGSYYCHTGSEAVLQLNQQKRPKSNQVPKRHKKERSSCQQVLDRFDCQYSQELGDLWTSARAVLLDPPSWQYGVMLNRFSTVTDITQILRSQGFSTLLPQTDVSTLLCNGSSTVSNSKHQAGKDSLLPPHYVSKCPPNDSHLQPDSTSHALSQDIPSEPSPTLHRPSLQCYIHPYPLRFPSQAHRPGQLKQYYLLNAASLLPVLALQVKDGEKVLDLCSAPGGKALAIMQCATPALLCCNEPDPHRRDWLGKTLESFLPLSLNSRVIVSAQDGRSFGQSEAGTYDKVLVDAPCSNDRSWLYSCSSQQGEQRLMERAKLPALQAQLLRSALSAVRPGGIVVYSTCTLSSSENYAVVETALKDCPEAEPEDLWEEIAVPFSKYFAFSPARPGHGGETLHKPSLQPHNGSVSSYRHTLGILVVPQPGKTWGPMFLSRIRRRK